Proteins encoded in a region of the Benincasa hispida cultivar B227 chromosome 2, ASM972705v1, whole genome shotgun sequence genome:
- the LOC120071746 gene encoding bHLH transcription factor RHL1-like, which yields MQPCSREMQTLNSLLSHSQISLQDLHADPHHHNAHHLNPPPPQIPPSHLHHFDPSAAAASHDDFLEQMLNTIPSCSWPDLNPSSNPKSPWDLNPINKPSRDISDDPHQNHITATSPAAKAAVMLQQQLLLSRGISGSAGNGVADHGLPPMPLSLGNADLDRSQNDVVDGSCFRPPNSGGSLQSHSFGAPGNVMNQTPGGGSAGVSQSQPKQKVRARRGQATDPHSIAERLRRERIAERMKALQELVPNANKTDKASMLDEIIDYVKFLQLQVKVLSMSRLGGAAAVAPLVADVSSEGGGECMQGSGAQTSRNSNNGNGGNQTASSNDSMTVTEQQVAKLMEKDMGSAMQYLQGKGLCLMPISLATAISTSTCHSRNPLINSGGSSQLPVMASNGEGPSSPSMSVLTVQSTSMGNGSVKDAASVSKP from the exons ATGCAGCCCTGTAGCAGAGAAATGCAAACCCTCAACTCTCTCTTAAGCCACTCCCAAATCTCCCTCCAAGACCTCCACGCCGACCCCCACCACCACAACGCCCACCATTTGAATCCACCACCACCACAGATCCCACCGTCTCACCTCCATCATTTCGATCCCTCCGCCGCCGCCGCCTCCCACGACGACTTCCTCGAGCAAATGCTCAACACAATCCCTTCCTGTTCTTGGCCTGACCTCAACCCTTCTTCAAACCCTAAATCCCCTTGGGATCTTAACCCCATCAATAAACCTTCCAGAGATATCTCCGACGATCCTCACCAGAATCACATCACTGCCACTTCTCCCGCAGCCAAAGCCGCCGTTATGCTCCAACAACAGCTTCTCTTGTCCAGAGGAATCTCCGGTTCTGCCGGAAATGGCGTCGCGGACCATGGCCTCCCTCCTATGCCTCTCTCCCTTGGAAATGCCGACTTGGACCGCTCCCAAAACGACGTCGTCGATGGATCCTGCTTCCGTCCACCGAACTCG GGAGGTTCTCTTCAATCGCATAGTTTCGGAGCTCCGGGAAACGTTATGAATCAAACTCCGGGAGGTGGGTCTGCCGGAGTTTCTCAATCTCAGCCGAAACAGAAGGTCAGAGCTCGCAGAGGCCAAGCCACTGACCCCCACAGTATCGCCGAAAGG CTTCGAAGAGAGAGAATTGCAGAGAGAATGAAAGCCCTGCAAGAACTCGTTCCCAATGCAAACAAG ACAGATAAAGCTTCAATGCTTGATGAGATCATCGACTACGTTAAATTTCTCCAGCTCCAAGTCAAG GTACTGAGCATGAGCAGGTTGGGGGGTGCAGCTGCTGTGGCTCCTCTCGTCGCTGACGTCTCCTCTGAG GGGGGCGGTGAGTGTATGCAAGGGAGTGGGGCCCAAACTAGCCGGAATTCAAACAATGGCAACGGCGGAAACCAAACGGCGTCGTCGAACGACAGCATGACGGTGACGGAGCAGCAAGTGGCGAAGCTGATGGAGAAAGATATGGGATCGGCGATGCAGTATTTGCAAGGGAAAGGGCTCTGTCTTATGCCGATCTCTCTGGCCACGGCTATATCAACGTCCACGTGTCACTCCAGGAACCCTTTGATCAACAGCGGCGGTAGTAGTCAGCTTCCGGTGATGGCATCGAACGGCGAAGGGCCATCGTCGCCGAGTATGTCGGTGCTGACTGTGCAGTCGACGAGTATGGGGAATGGCTCCGTTAAAGACGCCGCCTCCGTATCAAAGCCGTGA